The genomic region GAACACAAGTTACAGGGATGTTAAATTAATAGTGGGCAGATTTGCTGGAGCAGACACAAGAAGCATTTGCCAGCCAATAAATAACGAGAAATGTGAAAGAGTGTTTTTAGGATGAACGCcaggaggaacaggaaaaaagcaGCATTCTGGTAGGTTCAAATAAAGGCAATAgttcaattaaataaaaatatttaagggggagggggaacctacTGATGTCAACCTAACAACCTGGACCCTATTATTCAATCAGAAGTACATTGCAGGTTTAAGAGCACAAGCTATTAGAACAATGGGCCACACTATCCTCCATTTATGTTATCAAGGCTAGGgcaaagcattttgaaatgaaCAGAGATCATGCAGCAATAGGTGTGGGTGGGGTAAACTGTGCTGTAAATCAAATACAAGAGTCAAGTACAAAGGTGGAATAAATGGGAAGCAATGATGTAAGTGTTGGGAGGCAAAGATATTTCCTTCAAATTAAGTTGCTAGGCTTTCTCAGAAATATTCTGAGGTAACAAAAGATGGCATCCCTACTTATCAAGTTACTTACATGTTGTTTTAACCTATATGTGGGCAAATAATTCTTTGATCAGAGTCCCAACTATTAAAGCATGAATCCCACAGAATTTTAAAAGAGCTTGAACTCTGCCTCACCTGAAAGGTTACCTTAGTCCATATACACATTATGATATTATTATTGGGGCAAGGGGGTTCATAACCTTGCAGGCATCAACAAAAACTAGCTTTCTCCAGGCTCCTAACTCCATAACTAAATTAATCCTTCCAGGATGTCACCTGCTGGTTTCATACCAATTCCTAAATCAAGATCTGCCTCATCATCCTGGCAGACCATGAGCAAGTAGGAACATTCAGCAAGTTTCCATTAGGCCAAAGCTCTCACCACACTATGCCAAAATGCCACATTTGCAGCACAAAGAAAAAAAGGTGCAACATGCTTTACCAGTGACAAGAATGCAAATATAattgaaagaaaagcaggatcTGGAGGCTAAGGTAGATTTACACAATGGAACATGTTATTGGCCCAAGGCTGAAAACATTCTGAAGTGACTGAACTGCACTGATTGGCTGAACTGCACTGTTTGGTTCCAACAAGTCCTCTTGTGGGAGAGAGATATGGCTTGGTTTGGTTGTGTGAATCTATTtgaagcaaagaagaaaacagatCCCAGAGAAATCCAGCACACACCTGCCCCAAAAGCAAAGGCAAGTCACTGTCGCTAGGCCCAAGGAAGAATATGCAAACCTAGTGGTAGAAAAGAAAAGGCTTGGAGATCACCTGAAAAGATATCTGACATTACAACCAGACACACTTACAAAAGACTGCATTCATCTGAATGTCCCTCTCTTTAGAGAGGGAGCTCTTCTATGAAGGCGGCCTGTCACACATGTTCTAAATATTGCCTTTCACAAAAGTTTCACACTACTTCAGAAAACAGTTGCTAAACAATTGCCATCTACTAACGTTATCCAATTGTTTCTCTAATAGGCCTCTGACCAGCTTGGGTTCCTTGACCTCAGCGATCCAAACTCAGAATATGGGCGGTTTTGCATGTTCCCATCTGTTGAATACCACTACACACACAGACTTGGAGACCACTGAAAATTTCAGAGAACGTATTCCCCTTCTGCCAATAATTCTTTAATTTACAAGCCAGGCACAGCAGGTGCTTCAGTTGCATTTAGCCTCCAGCTTCCAAGAATCACTACGAAGAACATGGAAATCCGGTCCAAATTGGCCCAGAGTGCAGTTGCATGGGCTGAGAACATGAGgcggagattttaaaaaatctgcctagGCAGTGAAAAGCTTTGTCTAAGCATATCAATAACTTTGGTCCAAGGGGTTCtggtgttatttttaaaatggttacAAGTCGAGACTTAGGTTCTCTGCCCATCTTATTGAGGGCACAATGCTCCCTGAACCAGTAAACAGAAGCCTAGAATGGAGTCTCTAGTAACAGCACAGTATAGAGCAGGAATGTGAAGTAAAGGAATGCATGGAAAGAAACATTTTGTGGGGGAGGTATAGCATGTAGAAACAAACGTTACAGCTAGAACTGTGTCCATTTCACGCTGTAAGTGATCCCATTACTAAAGTACCAAATTTGGTATCAGATACAATTCATAAGTGTTGGAAACACAGTTTTCTCTCACTTTTAAGGGCATGAGGAAATTTAGGTAATGCCTGATAGGGTTTCAGAGACCAGAGAGATGCCAAGCAAGACAGCCAATGGCTAAAGGTGGAGCTTCAGCGCTCTGCTTAGGTCCTTCCTCCTCATGGCTATTACTGGcagaataaataatgcaaaataatgtttatccGAATTTGCATGATTTATTCAGATTTTGACTTTTCTTGATACAAAAATGCTCAGTTGTTTTCAAAATCACCCTAGCTTATATATCCCCCTTTGCACTAAGTCGCTGACCTGAAAATATGTCTGCAATCCAAAtctattaaaatcaatgggaaTTTGGTCATCAATTTAATTGGAAATACTTAAAAGAATTCCTTGGCTTTTAAGCCAAAGCCATAGTGCAAAGATGCTCACCAGTGGAGTTAAACATGGCTTGAAGAAGTTATCTCAGCTCAGAAAGCTAGTCCTCAAATCCGCAAAATGCGGTTACAGATCCCTTAGCCATCTGGCCTGCTggacccattaaaaaaaaaccagtggaaACCTGTACATAAATATGCTCATCACAGGAACCCTCATTGGATTGGAACAAATGAAATGTTCTATGTATAACAAACAAAGCCAAACTCTACAGTATGCAGGACTCAGCCCATTGCTCCAAGAGTCATTGGTTTGCCTCTCTACAAAACCAAACAGCTGCACAGTCTATATGCAATAGTCTTTAACGGGATTTTGCGTTGGCCTAGAAAAAGAATGGAGTGAAGTATGCTGCCCATTTCAGTAGTGAACACAGGTTTTTAAACAACCAAGTCCTCTTGGATGCACAGGGACCAAGCCTAGGAGAGGATCAAGAGAAGGCATAAGAAGAATTTTTCCTCTGGTTGTctagaaagggaaaggggacagACAGCCCCAAAGCCATCAGATCAGCAATACATAAGACTTTTGCCAGGAAATGGTGtgtaaaaatatagcaaaaaaaataaagaggaatTTTCCACAGGAGCCCCCAACTCTTTTCCTGCAGTTTCACCTTGAGTGGATCCCTTTCCTGGATCAGTCACAAGAAAAGAATGATGGCGCTGCTGAAGTGCTACAGTCTGTGGATTGAGGTGTCACGCTGTGTTCAAGGAACGGCACCAGCATCTGACTCAGGTGCATTGATGAGGATGCATCACACCCAAGGTGGCTGGcagccaaaaggaaaggaaacacagGGTCCAGCAACAGATGTGACAAACACTAATTACAGAAGAAGCCATACCAGTGACAAAGGCTGAGTGGAAATCAATTCTGGCATATCCTTGGATCCCCTGGCACCACTCCTGAACCACTTACAAGACATGTTGAAAACATGACCCTTAAAGCACGCTGAGAAACATGCCCCCCTCACTCCACACTCTGTGTCCTTCAGCGAAACCTTTTTTGTTAACAAAATATCCATCATGTCAAATCTCCTACCCACCTCGCTCCACTAAGCTGTTGGGAATGCAACTTTTAAAGAATGATTTGGACTTGTTATTCATTCCTCTCATTTTCAGCATCGTCATCTATTCATAACTACCAAATAATAGCAAGAATTCCCTATAGGCAGACTCCCAATATCAGCAGCGGTTTGACAACAATTGCAACAAGCCTTTAGAGTTTTCGAAATGTCATGGCATCCAATACAAATAAAAGGTTAAGACCTACATGAGATCAACTAACTGGAATGTACTACTAAGCACACAGTGTAACCTGGTCAGACCAGTCCATTCATCAGAATAACAGGGGAATGGCTAGTAATTTACTGAAGCTCATATCCACTCCAGGCCAAGAGCACACTAAACTGTGGGTGaactcctcctccctcaccaTATTGTCCAAGCACTCAGATCCCAGCTGTGTGACTTCTGTCTTAACTCCCCATCTCTATATGGCTTACATTTGGTCTGGTTCCTCCTATCCCAGGAAGTACCTGGGGGTACATTATTTCCCCATCTTGCTCTTGGACCCCTTGTGCTTGAACACATTGTGCTGGTCTTTGATTTCAAGGAGGGGCTTCTCCCCCCAGAGTAAGGGGGTAGAGTGGGGGCAAAAAGGAGAGGGTTACAGGGCCAGGAGAGTTGGAGAGTTCAAGGAATCTGAGGACTGgtcaccactgctgctgctcctccggTGAGCTTTGGAGCAGGATTCCGAAGGGGAGAGTGGAGACTCCTGGTCCAGCACGCTGGGGTACGTGAAGACCAAGTTAGATGTGCCAGGAGTGATGGCAGGTGTCGAGGTCACCACAATGGGAGTGTTGAGAGGCTCTTCTCCATAGAAGCCCCCCACGATGCTGATGGGTTTGATAACAGACCTCTGCCCTTTTTCCAGGTCAGAAGATGAGGAGGGGATCTCTTCCTCCACTGGCTCCTGCTTCACTACTATGGCACCACTCACTCCAGTCCGGACTGTGTGGAGGCTATGAGAAGGTGGGGTTCGGCGCTCGTCAGGGCTGATCTTGCACATGGGACTGTGGGCCATCAGCATGAACTTcagcttctccttctctttctccaaaTCAGCAATCTCCTTCTGCAACAGAGATTTCTCCTCCTCCAGCTCTTCTGTTTCCTGTGGATTCAAGAGAAATAAGCAGTCATCCACCTGCCTTAGCAGAAAGGAGAGGTAAACAAGCGACACTTCCTCTTTCAACCACTGGTCAGACGAGTAAGAAACCAAAAACatctttgttttaattatttttagaagaatgtgcatacaaaacatttttttgtaacAAGGTGATATTTTTATATGAAATACGGGATGTTCAGAATCCCTGGAGGCTCGGTGCAATACACAGAATCTACTCTGAAGACTGACTTCACTGAGATTGGAGTTGCTGCACCAGGCATGTGGGTCAGGGTAGCAACAGTCTTCCAACTAAACTGGCCtctcttcttttcattttctttttatggGTTTATTAAtgttggtggattctgcatgggccaaaaacagggttgtgaaaacagtgtaaactcttttacaccgttttaaaccattttacaccgttttcacaccgctgtttttggcctacgTGGAACTCGCCTTTATGTTAGTTACAGAGGTTATACCTACCCTCATTAGTACATATGGAATGGGTGCCATTTCTGTGAGAATCAGGTTTCTATCGAATGTTAATGAATATTGTATTATTGGTTTTAACTGTgtaatttattttgttgttcactgctgTGAGCCTGTTTGACTGGGAGagcggtttagaaatcaaataaatctaATAATCTAATCAAtcatatgcagagttactctaatct from Sphaerodactylus townsendi isolate TG3544 linkage group LG01, MPM_Stown_v2.3, whole genome shotgun sequence harbors:
- the FOSL2 gene encoding fos-related antigen 2 isoform X1, which codes for MYQDFPGNFDTSSRGSSGSPGHLETYSSVTPQQKFRVDMPGSSSTFIPTLNAITTSQDLQWMVQPTVITSMPSAYSRPHPYSHALPNLSSVSGHTALQRPGVIKTIGTTVGRRRRDEQLSPEEEEKRRIRRERNKLAAAKCRNRRRELTEKLQAETEELEEEKSLLQKEIADLEKEKEKLKFMLMAHSPMCKISPDERRTPPSHSLHTVRTGVSGAIVVKQEPVEEEIPSSSSDLEKGQRSVIKPISIVGGFYGEEPLNTPIVVTSTPAITPGTSNLVFTYPSVLDQESPLSPSESCSKAHRRSSSSGDQSSDSLNSPTLLAL
- the FOSL2 gene encoding fos-related antigen 2 isoform X2 is translated as MPGSSSTFIPTLNAITTSQDLQWMVQPTVITSMPSAYSRPHPYSHALPNLSSVSGHTALQRPGVIKTIGTTVGRRRRDEQLSPEEEEKRRIRRERNKLAAAKCRNRRRELTEKLQAETEELEEEKSLLQKEIADLEKEKEKLKFMLMAHSPMCKISPDERRTPPSHSLHTVRTGVSGAIVVKQEPVEEEIPSSSSDLEKGQRSVIKPISIVGGFYGEEPLNTPIVVTSTPAITPGTSNLVFTYPSVLDQESPLSPSESCSKAHRRSSSSGDQSSDSLNSPTLLAL